From one Streptomyces sp. ICC1 genomic stretch:
- a CDS encoding response regulator, whose protein sequence is MTRVLVVDDEPQIVRALVINLKARKYEVDAAADGASALELAAARHPDVVVLDLGLPDMDGVEVIKGLRGWTRVPILVLSARHSSDEKVEALDAGADDYVTKPFGMDELLARLRAAVRRAEPGAGSGEDEVIVETEGFTVDLAAKKAVREGRDVRLTPTEWHLLEVLVRNGGKLVSQKQLLQEVWGPSYGTETNYLRVYMAQLRRKLEADPSHPRHFITEPGMGYRFER, encoded by the coding sequence ATGACCCGGGTGCTCGTGGTGGACGACGAACCCCAGATCGTCCGAGCCCTGGTGATCAACCTGAAGGCACGCAAGTACGAGGTCGACGCGGCCGCCGACGGGGCGAGCGCCCTGGAGCTGGCTGCCGCCCGCCACCCCGACGTGGTCGTCCTCGACCTGGGCCTGCCCGACATGGACGGCGTCGAGGTGATCAAGGGACTGCGCGGCTGGACCCGCGTCCCGATCCTGGTCCTCTCCGCGCGGCACAGCTCCGACGAGAAGGTCGAGGCACTGGACGCGGGCGCCGACGACTACGTCACCAAGCCCTTCGGCATGGACGAACTGCTGGCCAGGCTCCGCGCCGCCGTCCGGCGGGCGGAACCGGGCGCCGGGTCCGGCGAGGACGAGGTGATCGTCGAGACCGAGGGCTTCACGGTGGACCTCGCGGCGAAGAAGGCGGTGCGCGAGGGCCGCGACGTCCGCCTCACGCCCACCGAGTGGCACCTGCTGGAGGTGCTGGTCCGCAACGGCGGCAAACTGGTCAGCCAGAAGCAGCTGCTCCAGGAGGTCTGGGGGCCTTCGTACGGGACCGAGACCAACTACCTGCGGGTCTACATGGCGCAGCTGCGGCGCAAGCTGGAGGCCGACCCCTCGCACCCGAGGCACTTCATCACCGAACCGGGCATGGGATACCGCTTCGAGAGGTAG
- a CDS encoding OB-fold nucleic acid binding domain-containing protein, which produces MSAEPRPEKPAKPAKPARPAGRFRRMIERLSTSQEELHSAELQEDAEAAGCTRICDCHDRQIVKVTGTLRTVTLRPRAGVPALEAELFDGSAALDVVWLGRRSIVGIEPGRRMIASGRISMSHGRRVLFNPKYELRPLGQEH; this is translated from the coding sequence ATGAGTGCTGAACCGCGTCCCGAGAAGCCCGCGAAGCCGGCGAAGCCAGCCAGGCCGGCGGGCCGGTTCCGCCGGATGATAGAGCGGCTGTCCACCTCGCAGGAGGAGCTGCATTCCGCGGAACTGCAGGAGGACGCAGAAGCCGCGGGGTGCACGCGGATCTGCGACTGCCACGACCGCCAGATAGTCAAGGTCACCGGGACCCTGCGCACCGTCACCCTGCGGCCGCGCGCGGGCGTCCCCGCCCTGGAGGCCGAGCTGTTCGACGGCTCCGCGGCGCTGGACGTCGTATGGCTCGGACGTCGCTCGATCGTGGGAATCGAACCAGGCCGTCGCATGATCGCCTCCGGGCGGATCTCGATGAGCCACGGCCGTCGGGTGCTCTTCAACCCGAAGTACGAACTCCGACCGCTCGGACAGGAGCACTGA
- a CDS encoding DUF3159 domain-containing protein — MTSLDKPTTPGTQPVDPAAEPSADQKAVTQAALFDAFGGIRGTVETMLPGLLFVMIYTINKDVKLSAIAAGAVAVLLVVVRLLRKDTVKHAFSGVFGVGVGVAFALFTGSAKGFYLPGMIYGAGLGVAFTLSALVGFPLLGVMLGPVFKENLSWRTRNPGRKKAYTKASLAWGLIFLAKYAILFPLYWWGDATQLGWVLIALKLPPMVLAVYFTWVFLAKAPPPINVIAEWEAEEAAEKAAKAAKGA; from the coding sequence GTGACGTCACTCGACAAACCGACGACCCCCGGCACGCAACCGGTGGACCCCGCCGCCGAGCCCTCCGCGGACCAGAAGGCCGTGACACAGGCGGCCCTCTTCGACGCCTTCGGCGGCATCCGGGGCACCGTGGAGACGATGCTCCCCGGCCTGCTCTTCGTCATGATCTACACGATCAACAAGGACGTGAAGCTCTCGGCCATCGCGGCGGGCGCGGTCGCCGTCCTGCTGGTGGTCGTACGGCTGCTGCGCAAGGACACGGTCAAGCACGCCTTCAGCGGGGTCTTCGGCGTGGGCGTGGGCGTGGCCTTCGCCCTGTTCACGGGCAGCGCGAAGGGCTTCTACCTGCCCGGCATGATCTACGGCGCCGGGCTGGGCGTGGCCTTCACGCTCTCCGCGCTGGTGGGCTTCCCGCTGCTGGGGGTGATGCTGGGGCCGGTGTTCAAGGAGAACCTGTCCTGGCGCACGCGCAACCCGGGGCGCAAGAAGGCCTACACCAAGGCCAGCCTGGCCTGGGGCCTGATCTTCCTCGCGAAGTACGCGATCCTCTTCCCGCTGTACTGGTGGGGCGACGCGACGCAGCTGGGCTGGGTGCTGATCGCGCTGAAGCTGCCGCCGATGGTGCTCGCGGTGTACTTCACGTGGGTCTTCCTTGCGAAGGCGCCGCCGCCGATCAACGTGATCGCGGAGTGGGAGGCGGAGGAGGCGGCGGAGAAGGCCGCGAAGGCCGCCAAGGGGGCCTGA
- a CDS encoding TrkA family potassium uptake protein — MRVAIAGAGAVGRSIAAELLENGHEVLLVDKAPTAISVERVPQAEWLLADACEITSLDEAALQRCNVVIAATGDDKVNLVVSLLAKTEYGVPRVVARVNNPKNEWLFNESWGVDVAVSTPRLMSALVEEAVSVGDLVRLLRFSHGDANLVELTLPADSQVAGKQISEIDWPEDTSLVTIIRGNRVLTPHGEETLEPGDELLFVSAQAREEQLEDLLQAAD, encoded by the coding sequence ATGAGGGTCGCGATCGCCGGAGCCGGCGCGGTCGGCCGCTCCATCGCCGCAGAGCTGCTGGAGAACGGCCACGAGGTGCTCCTCGTGGACAAGGCTCCGACCGCCATCTCCGTGGAGCGGGTGCCGCAGGCCGAGTGGCTGCTGGCCGACGCCTGCGAGATCACCTCGCTCGACGAGGCGGCGCTCCAGCGCTGCAACGTGGTCATCGCCGCGACCGGTGACGACAAGGTCAACCTGGTCGTCTCCCTCCTCGCCAAGACCGAGTACGGGGTCCCCCGGGTCGTGGCCCGCGTGAACAACCCGAAGAACGAATGGCTCTTCAACGAGTCCTGGGGCGTCGACGTCGCCGTCTCCACTCCGCGCCTGATGTCGGCGCTCGTGGAAGAGGCCGTCAGCGTCGGCGACCTGGTACGGCTGCTGCGCTTCAGCCACGGCGACGCCAACCTGGTCGAGCTGACCCTGCCCGCCGACTCCCAGGTCGCGGGCAAGCAGATCAGCGAGATCGACTGGCCCGAGGACACCTCGCTGGTCACGATCATCCGCGGCAACCGGGTGCTCACGCCGCACGGCGAGGAGACCCTGGAGCCGGGCGACGAGCTCCTCTTCGTGTCCGCACAGGCCCGCGAGGAGCAGCTGGAAGACCTCCTCCAGGCCGCGGACTAG
- a CDS encoding TrkA family potassium uptake protein, with protein MHIVIMGCGRVGSALAQTLEQQGHTVAVIDQDPTAFRRLGASFGGRRVTGVGFDQDTLREAGIEEAGAFAAVSSGDNSNIIAARVAREMFGVENVAARIYDPKRAEVYQRLGIPTVATVRWTADQMLRRLLPSGAEPLWRDPSGGVQLAEVHTSTAWIGHKVSQLQEETGVRVAFLTRLGEAMLPTSATVLQEGDLVHVMMRTDEIDKVEASFAEGPEEAHA; from the coding sequence GTGCACATCGTCATTATGGGCTGCGGAAGAGTGGGCTCCGCTCTCGCACAGACCCTGGAACAGCAGGGGCATACGGTCGCGGTCATCGACCAGGACCCCACCGCATTCCGCCGGCTGGGGGCGTCCTTCGGCGGCCGCCGCGTCACCGGAGTCGGCTTCGACCAGGACACCTTGCGCGAGGCCGGCATCGAGGAGGCGGGCGCCTTCGCCGCGGTGAGCAGTGGTGACAATTCCAACATCATCGCCGCCCGAGTGGCCCGTGAGATGTTCGGCGTCGAGAACGTCGCCGCCCGCATCTACGACCCCAAGCGCGCCGAGGTCTACCAGCGTCTGGGCATCCCCACCGTCGCGACCGTCCGGTGGACGGCCGACCAGATGCTCCGCCGGCTGCTGCCGTCGGGCGCCGAGCCGCTGTGGCGCGACCCGAGCGGCGGTGTCCAGCTCGCCGAGGTGCACACCTCCACCGCCTGGATCGGCCACAAGGTCAGCCAGTTGCAGGAAGAGACCGGGGTCCGCGTCGCCTTCCTCACCCGGCTGGGCGAGGCCATGCTGCCGACGTCCGCGACGGTCCTGCAGGAGGGCGACCTCGTCCACGTGATGATGCGCACGGACGAGATCGACAAGGTGGAGGCGTCCTTCGCCGAGGGTCCTGAGGAGGCACACGCATGA
- a CDS encoding APC family permease, whose product MSKLTDVPKRILIGRALRSDRLGETLLPKRIALPVFASDPLSSVAYAPGEVLLVLSIAGVSAYHFSPWIALAVVVLMFTVVASYRQNVHAYPSGGGDYEVANTNLGPRAGLTVASALLVDYVLTVAVSISSGVENLGSAVDFVIEHKVLSAIVMILLLTLMNLRGVKESGNLFAIPTYVFVGAVFVMIGWGAWRGLVMGDTMEAPTAGLEIKPEHQGLAGFALVFLLLRAFSSGCAALTGVEAISNGVPAFRKPKSKNAATTLALMGGLAVVMFCGIIGLAMATNVRMAEKPATDLLQNGVPVGDGYVQNPVISQVAEAVFGNGSFLFIVLAAATALVLFLAANTAYNGFPLLGSILAQDRYLPRQLHTRGDRLAFSNGIVLLSGAAILLVWIYDADSTKLIQLYIVGVFVSFTLSQIGMVRHWNRHLRSERDQAARRRMHRSRAINTFGAFFTGMVLVVVLATKFTHGAWVALLGMVIFYGTMTAIRKHYDRVSEEIAAAEGPSDDSVRPSRVHSIVLVSKVHKPTLRALAFAKLTRSDRLEALSISVDPVETKALREEWERRGINVPLKILDSPYREITRPVVEYVKGLRSENPRDAVSVYIPEYVVGRWYEHLLHNQSALRLKGRLLFTPGVMVTSVPYQLESSELAKKRAKKRAEWNAPGAVRRGPVDTPRPRPKDTAGK is encoded by the coding sequence GTGTCCAAACTGACCGACGTGCCCAAACGGATCCTGATCGGCCGGGCGCTACGCAGCGACCGCCTCGGAGAAACGCTCCTCCCGAAGAGGATCGCCCTTCCTGTCTTCGCATCCGACCCACTTTCCTCCGTGGCATATGCTCCCGGCGAGGTCCTGCTGGTCCTGTCGATCGCAGGCGTGTCGGCGTACCACTTCAGCCCCTGGATCGCCCTCGCGGTCGTCGTGCTGATGTTCACGGTGGTCGCTTCCTACCGACAGAACGTCCACGCCTACCCCAGCGGCGGCGGTGACTACGAGGTCGCCAACACCAACCTCGGGCCCAGGGCCGGTCTCACCGTCGCGAGCGCCCTGCTCGTGGACTACGTCCTCACGGTCGCCGTGTCGATCTCCTCCGGAGTCGAGAACCTCGGCTCCGCCGTCGATTTCGTCATCGAGCACAAGGTGCTCTCCGCGATCGTCATGATTCTGCTGCTCACGCTGATGAATCTGCGCGGTGTGAAGGAATCCGGGAACCTCTTCGCCATCCCGACCTACGTGTTCGTCGGCGCCGTCTTCGTGATGATCGGGTGGGGCGCCTGGCGCGGCCTGGTCATGGGCGACACCATGGAGGCCCCGACGGCCGGCCTGGAGATCAAACCCGAACACCAGGGGCTCGCCGGCTTCGCGCTGGTCTTCCTGCTGCTGCGCGCCTTCTCCTCCGGCTGCGCGGCGCTGACGGGCGTCGAGGCCATCAGCAACGGCGTACCCGCCTTCCGCAAGCCCAAGAGCAAGAACGCGGCCACCACCCTCGCCCTCATGGGCGGCCTGGCGGTCGTCATGTTCTGCGGGATCATCGGCCTGGCCATGGCCACGAACGTCCGGATGGCCGAGAAGCCCGCCACCGACCTGTTGCAGAACGGCGTCCCGGTCGGCGACGGCTACGTCCAGAACCCGGTCATCTCCCAGGTCGCCGAGGCCGTCTTCGGCAACGGCAGCTTCCTGTTCATCGTGCTCGCCGCGGCCACCGCGCTCGTCCTCTTCCTCGCCGCGAACACCGCGTACAACGGCTTCCCGCTGCTCGGCTCGATCCTCGCCCAGGACCGCTACCTGCCGCGCCAGCTCCACACCCGCGGCGACCGGCTCGCCTTCTCCAACGGCATCGTGCTCCTCTCGGGCGCCGCGATACTGCTGGTCTGGATCTACGACGCCGACTCGACGAAGCTGATCCAGCTCTACATCGTCGGCGTCTTCGTCTCCTTCACGCTGAGCCAGATCGGCATGGTCCGGCACTGGAACCGCCACCTGCGCAGTGAGCGAGACCAGGCGGCCCGCCGCCGGATGCACCGCTCGCGGGCGATCAACACCTTCGGCGCCTTCTTCACCGGCATGGTGCTGGTCGTCGTCCTGGCGACCAAGTTCACCCACGGCGCCTGGGTCGCCCTGCTCGGCATGGTCATCTTCTACGGAACGATGACCGCGATCCGCAAGCACTACGACCGGGTCTCCGAGGAGATCGCCGCCGCCGAGGGCCCGAGCGACGACAGCGTGCGCCCCTCGCGGGTCCACTCCATCGTCCTGGTCTCCAAGGTCCACAAGCCCACCCTGCGCGCCCTGGCCTTCGCCAAGCTCACGCGCTCGGACCGGCTCGAGGCGCTCAGCATCAGCGTCGACCCGGTGGAGACCAAGGCGCTGCGCGAGGAGTGGGAGCGGCGCGGCATCAACGTTCCGCTCAAGATCCTCGACTCCCCGTACCGCGAGATCACCCGCCCGGTGGTCGAGTACGTGAAGGGCCTGCGCAGCGAGAACCCGCGCGACGCCGTCAGCGTCTACATCCCGGAGTACGTCGTCGGGCGCTGGTACGAGCACCTGCTGCACAACCAGAGCGCGCTGCGGCTCAAGGGCCGGCTGCTCTTCACCCCCGGTGTGATGGTCACCTCGGTGCCCTACCAGCTGGAGTCCTCGGAGCTCGCGAAGAAGCGGGCGAAGAAGCGGGCCGAGTGGAACGCCCCCGGCGCGGTGCGCCGCGGTCCGGTGGACACTCCGCGGCCGCGCCCGAAGGACACGGCGGGGAAGTAG
- a CDS encoding TRAM domain-containing protein produces the protein MTEQNEKQSLVGEEYEVEVGPVAHGGHCIARTAEGRVLFVRHTLPGEKIIARVTEGDADSRFLRADAVTVLDPSKDRTPAPCPYAGPGKCGGCDWQHAKPGAQRRLKGEVVAEQLLRLAGLTPEQAGWDGTVMPAEGDKVPAGQVPQWRTRVQFAIDEDGRVGLRKHRSHEIEPVDHCMIAAPGVSELGIEQQDWPQMATVEAIAATGSGDRQVVLTPRPGGRLPLVELDKPVSVLRVEEKDGGVHRVHGRPFVRERADGRTYRVGMGGFWQVHPQAADTLIKAVMQGLMPRKGEMALDLYCGVGIFAGALAERLGETGAVLGIESTKRAVEDARHNLTDFPRVRIEHGKVEAILPKTGITECDLVVLDPPRAGAGKQTVRQVAGLNPRRIAYVACDPAALARDLGYFKEAGYKVRTLRAFDLFPMTHHVECVAILERVAKDA, from the coding sequence ATGACGGAGCAGAACGAGAAGCAGTCACTGGTCGGGGAGGAGTACGAGGTCGAGGTCGGCCCCGTCGCACACGGGGGCCACTGCATCGCCCGTACCGCCGAGGGCCGCGTCCTGTTCGTCCGCCACACCCTGCCCGGCGAGAAGATCATCGCCCGTGTGACGGAGGGCGACGCGGACTCCCGCTTCCTGCGCGCCGACGCCGTCACCGTTCTGGACCCCTCCAAGGACCGCACCCCGGCCCCGTGCCCGTACGCCGGCCCCGGCAAGTGCGGCGGCTGCGACTGGCAGCACGCCAAGCCGGGCGCCCAGCGCCGGCTCAAGGGCGAGGTCGTCGCCGAGCAGCTGCTGCGGCTCGCCGGCCTCACCCCGGAGCAGGCGGGCTGGGACGGCACGGTCATGCCGGCCGAGGGCGACAAGGTGCCGGCCGGGCAGGTCCCGCAGTGGCGCACCCGCGTGCAGTTCGCCATCGACGAGGACGGCCGCGTCGGCCTGCGCAAGCACCGCTCGCACGAGATCGAGCCGGTCGACCACTGCATGATCGCGGCGCCGGGCGTCAGCGAGCTCGGCATCGAGCAGCAGGACTGGCCCCAGATGGCCACCGTCGAGGCCATCGCCGCCACCGGCTCGGGCGACCGCCAGGTCGTCCTCACCCCCCGCCCGGGCGGCCGCCTCCCCCTGGTCGAGCTCGACAAGCCGGTCTCGGTCCTGCGCGTCGAGGAGAAGGACGGCGGGGTCCACCGCGTCCACGGCCGCCCCTTCGTGCGCGAGCGCGCGGACGGCCGCACCTACCGCGTCGGCATGGGCGGCTTCTGGCAGGTCCACCCGCAGGCCGCGGACACCCTGATCAAGGCCGTCATGCAGGGCCTGATGCCGCGCAAGGGCGAGATGGCCCTCGACCTCTACTGCGGCGTCGGCATCTTCGCGGGCGCCCTCGCGGAGCGCCTCGGCGAAACCGGCGCGGTGCTGGGCATCGAGTCCACGAAGCGCGCGGTCGAGGACGCCCGGCACAACCTGACCGACTTCCCGCGGGTCCGCATCGAGCACGGCAAGGTCGAGGCGATCCTCCCGAAGACCGGCATCACCGAGTGCGACCTGGTCGTCCTCGACCCGCCCCGCGCGGGCGCCGGCAAGCAGACGGTCCGCCAGGTGGCCGGCCTCAACCCGCGCCGCATCGCCTACGTGGCGTGCGACCCGGCGGCCCTGGCCCGCGACCTCGGCTACTTCAAGGAGGCGGGCTACAAGGTCCGCACCCTGCGCGCCTTCGACCTCTTCCCGATGACCCACCACGTGGAGTGCGTGGCGATCCTGGAGCGGGTGGCGAAGGACGCCTGA
- the sbnA gene encoding 2,3-diaminopropionate biosynthesis protein SbnA produces MPVISTPQAFIQDDLYIDLEAITGNRLFLKCEGFNFAGSIKLKAATAMVEAAERDGLLTPGSILVESSSGNLGVAMSMIAASKGYRFVCVTDSRCNLATRLLLEALGTQIHIITEPSPTGGLLGARIDHVRALCASDDRYVWLNQYTNPNNQTAHYRTTAPAIARAFPDLDVLFVGAGTTGTLMGCARYFRTWHRPVRIVAIDVEGSATFGHTPGRRMIPGLGTSIRPPLLDTSYVDDVVHVNEAETIRTCHQLARHGFIFGGSTGTVVNGATQWLAQQEQPVTAVAIAPDLGERYLETVYQTAWVQDLYGEDVLQPQPVTVPAGPAKETAAPWGAR; encoded by the coding sequence GTGCCGGTCATATCCACGCCCCAGGCATTCATCCAGGACGACCTCTACATCGACCTCGAGGCGATCACCGGGAACCGGCTGTTCCTCAAATGCGAAGGATTCAACTTCGCGGGGTCCATCAAACTCAAAGCCGCGACCGCAATGGTCGAGGCCGCGGAACGCGACGGCCTGCTCACCCCCGGCTCCATCCTGGTCGAATCATCCTCCGGCAACCTCGGCGTGGCGATGAGCATGATCGCGGCCAGCAAGGGCTACCGGTTCGTGTGCGTGACCGACTCCCGCTGCAACCTGGCGACCCGGCTGCTCCTGGAAGCCCTCGGCACCCAGATCCACATCATCACCGAGCCCTCCCCCACCGGCGGCCTGCTCGGCGCCCGCATCGACCACGTCCGCGCCCTGTGCGCCTCCGACGACCGCTACGTATGGCTCAACCAGTACACGAACCCCAACAACCAGACCGCCCACTACCGCACCACCGCACCGGCCATCGCCCGCGCCTTCCCCGACCTCGATGTCCTCTTCGTCGGGGCCGGCACCACCGGGACCCTGATGGGGTGCGCCCGCTACTTCCGCACCTGGCACCGCCCGGTACGCATCGTCGCGATCGACGTGGAAGGCTCCGCCACCTTCGGACACACGCCCGGTCGCCGCATGATCCCCGGCCTCGGCACCAGCATCCGCCCCCCGCTCCTCGACACCTCTTACGTCGACGACGTGGTGCACGTCAACGAAGCCGAGACGATCCGCACGTGTCATCAACTGGCCCGCCACGGCTTCATCTTCGGCGGTTCCACCGGCACCGTCGTCAACGGCGCCACGCAATGGCTGGCCCAACAGGAACAGCCGGTGACGGCGGTCGCCATCGCCCCCGACCTCGGCGAGCGCTACCTCGAAACCGTCTACCAGACCGCCTGGGTCCAAGACCTCTACGGCGAGGACGTGCTCCAGCCCCAGCCCGTCACCGTCCCCGCCGGCCCGGCGAAGGAAACGGCGGCCCCTTGGGGAGCGCGTTGA
- a CDS encoding Pls/PosA family non-ribosomal peptide synthetase, with translation MKSAHAWTAGPPGTSTPSGSTPEDGPRGTSGGPAAETARLLAEVLADVVGVEQVPVDSNFFDDLGADSMVMAGFCARVRKRADLLPVSMKDVYRHPTVNSLASALTHAALEASAPTRTAPAASGPVPVQPSVRPAVPASAPASASARGVGARAGTGQYLLCGMLQFLAFLGYSYLAALATVRGFEWVGAGAGVLDVYLRSVLVGSAGFAGVCMVPIVAKWTLIGRFTPREFPVWSLGYVRWWLVKTLIRASPVRLFIGSPVYVAYLRALGVKIGRNVAIFSTHIPVCTDLLTIGDGTVIRKDVFFSCYRAHDGFIQTGPVTLGSDVLVSEQTVLDINTSMGDRAQLGHASSLHAGQTVPAGERWHGSPAEPTGTNFRTVGAVDCSTARKVRYTAGQLLALLLVYLPLATGGVTVLLAALPQLNTSPLRSGTSAFTSGTFYLGALAASFVLFFGAALAGLVIQGVVPRLLNLAVKPDTVYPLYGFHYGLQRAIALLTNRKFFRELFGDSSAIVHYLRYLGYDLSRVTQTGSNFGIEVKHDSPFLTSVGSKTMVADGLSVINAEFSSTSFRLSRVSIGAGSFLGNQIAYPSRAMTGDNCLLATKVMVPVDGEVRENVGLLGSPPFAIPRTVMRDTRFQDLESGSELRRRLAAKNRHNAVTAGLYLMARWIHVFVMTLLGLAAATLYPSLGASAFALAGVLTLLFTVVHFALIERATTGFKAQKPLYCSIYEQSFWRHERFWKMASVHYAQVFDGTPFKNVVWRLLGARIGKRVFDDGCAFPERTLVTIGDDCTLNAGTVVQCHSQEDGAFKSDRTAIADGCTLGVGAFVHYGVTLADRVQLACDSFLMKGEQVPQRARWAGNPARQLPDGTPPSATPPASPSGAVPLHPDPLGGI, from the coding sequence ATGAAATCCGCCCATGCCTGGACGGCCGGCCCGCCCGGCACCTCGACGCCTTCCGGCAGTACGCCCGAAGACGGGCCGCGTGGCACGTCCGGCGGCCCGGCGGCCGAGACCGCGCGGCTCCTCGCGGAGGTGCTGGCCGATGTCGTGGGTGTGGAGCAGGTGCCGGTCGACAGCAACTTCTTCGATGATCTGGGCGCCGATTCGATGGTGATGGCCGGGTTCTGCGCCCGGGTCAGGAAGCGGGCGGACCTGCTGCCCGTATCGATGAAGGACGTCTACCGGCATCCCACGGTCAACAGCCTCGCCTCCGCGCTCACCCACGCCGCGCTCGAGGCCTCCGCGCCCACCCGCACCGCGCCCGCGGCCTCGGGGCCCGTGCCCGTCCAGCCGTCTGTCCGTCCGGCCGTCCCGGCATCCGCGCCGGCGTCCGCTTCGGCGCGCGGCGTGGGGGCGCGGGCGGGCACCGGGCAGTACCTGCTGTGCGGAATGCTGCAGTTCCTGGCGTTCCTCGGCTATTCCTACCTCGCCGCCCTGGCCACGGTCCGAGGCTTTGAGTGGGTCGGCGCCGGCGCCGGTGTGCTCGACGTCTACCTGCGCTCCGTACTGGTGGGCAGCGCGGGCTTCGCCGGCGTGTGCATGGTGCCGATCGTGGCGAAGTGGACCCTCATCGGTCGTTTCACGCCCCGCGAGTTCCCCGTCTGGAGCCTCGGCTACGTACGCTGGTGGCTGGTCAAGACCTTGATCCGCGCAAGTCCGGTCCGCCTGTTCATCGGGTCGCCGGTGTACGTGGCGTACCTCAGGGCGCTGGGCGTGAAGATCGGGCGCAACGTAGCGATCTTTTCCACGCACATCCCCGTCTGCACCGATCTGCTCACGATCGGTGACGGAACGGTGATCCGCAAGGATGTGTTCTTCTCCTGCTACCGGGCGCACGACGGTTTCATCCAGACCGGCCCCGTCACCCTCGGTAGCGACGTCCTCGTCAGCGAACAGACCGTCCTCGACATCAACACCTCGATGGGCGACCGGGCCCAGCTCGGGCACGCCTCCAGTCTGCACGCCGGTCAGACCGTCCCCGCCGGCGAGCGCTGGCACGGGTCACCGGCCGAGCCCACCGGCACGAACTTCCGCACGGTCGGCGCCGTCGACTGCTCCACCGCCAGGAAGGTCCGCTACACCGCCGGGCAGCTCCTCGCCCTGCTGCTGGTCTATCTGCCGCTGGCCACGGGCGGCGTCACCGTGCTGCTGGCCGCACTGCCGCAGCTGAACACGTCACCGCTTCGATCCGGGACTTCGGCGTTCACCAGCGGGACGTTCTATCTGGGTGCGCTGGCCGCGTCCTTCGTGCTGTTCTTCGGCGCCGCTCTCGCCGGGCTGGTCATCCAGGGCGTGGTGCCGCGCCTGCTCAACCTGGCGGTCAAGCCGGACACGGTCTATCCGCTCTACGGCTTCCACTACGGTCTGCAGCGGGCCATCGCCCTCCTGACCAACAGGAAGTTCTTCAGGGAGCTTTTCGGGGACAGCTCCGCGATCGTCCACTACCTGCGCTATCTCGGCTACGACTTGTCCCGTGTCACACAGACGGGTTCGAACTTCGGTATCGAAGTGAAGCACGACAGCCCGTTCTTGACCTCGGTGGGCAGCAAGACGATGGTCGCCGACGGCCTGTCGGTCATCAACGCCGAATTCTCCAGCACGTCATTCAGGCTGTCCCGGGTCTCGATCGGCGCCGGCAGTTTCCTCGGCAACCAGATCGCCTATCCCTCGCGGGCCATGACCGGTGACAACTGTCTGCTGGCGACGAAGGTGATGGTCCCGGTCGACGGAGAGGTACGGGAAAACGTGGGCCTGCTGGGCTCACCCCCCTTCGCCATTCCCCGCACGGTGATGCGGGACACCCGGTTCCAGGACCTGGAGAGCGGCAGCGAGCTGCGCCGGCGCCTGGCCGCCAAGAACCGGCACAACGCCGTCACGGCGGGGCTGTACCTGATGGCGCGGTGGATCCACGTCTTCGTCATGACCCTCCTCGGCCTGGCCGCCGCAACCCTCTACCCCTCGCTGGGCGCGTCGGCGTTCGCGCTGGCCGGTGTCCTCACACTGCTGTTCACCGTCGTCCACTTCGCGTTGATCGAACGGGCCACCACCGGGTTCAAGGCCCAGAAGCCGCTGTACTGCTCGATCTACGAGCAGTCGTTCTGGCGGCACGAGCGCTTCTGGAAGATGGCGTCGGTCCATTACGCGCAGGTCTTCGACGGGACCCCGTTCAAGAACGTCGTCTGGCGGCTGTTGGGCGCGCGGATCGGCAAGCGGGTCTTCGATGACGGCTGCGCCTTCCCGGAGCGGACCCTCGTCACCATCGGGGACGACTGCACGCTGAACGCCGGCACGGTGGTCCAGTGCCACTCGCAGGAGGACGGCGCCTTCAAGTCCGACCGCACCGCGATCGCAGACGGCTGCACCCTCGGTGTCGGCGCGTTCGTCCACTACGGCGTGACGCTGGCAGACCGCGTCCAGCTCGCCTGCGACTCCTTCCTCATGAAGGGCGAGCAGGTCCCGCAGCGGGCCCGGTGGGCAGGGAACCCGGCCCGGCAGCTTCCCGACGGCACCCCGCCCTCCGCAACGCCGCCGGCGTCCCCGTCCGGCGCCGTACCCCTCCACCCCGACCCGCTCGGCGGCATCTGA